The nucleotide sequence TTGAGAATTTTTGGTTATGGTATTAGTCCCTTGGCCATGAGCCCTGTTAAGTTATTCAGTGATTCACTCAGTCGAGTTTTAAGTGAAATTCGACTTTCAGAACGGCAgtcaaaagaaatgttaaattagGTCGTTTTGGTGAGGCGGATTCTGCGCCCGTTTTTATTCAATATTGAATTAGCTATTTTTTCATGGGCTTTGCCTCAACAAAATTTATGAAACCACGTAGAAGAGTGAATTTTGACGATGTGATGAGTTTTCATACCattttattcagttttaaaattacacAGAATAGCACATTGACTAACAAACTAAATATATCagtatgaaagcgatcttcgcagaTATTCTCAGTTCacatacaaataattttcatatttttacagtcacaaaattaaataaaaattaaaataactgttcTAGTGAGAATTAACGGACCAAACCTTGCGGTCTTATATATCTTACAGTGGTCAGTAGTTGTCAcacattttcttgaaatcattCGTGTGTTCAGCATCGGCCTTCAAAACCCTGAACCGTCCAAGCTAAAAAAACTAGGAAGCCACATAATCACATTTCATAACCTCTCTTAACAAACCTCACATTTAAggagtatttttcttttttgggatATTAAAATATGCAAACATCACCACGTCAGTGTGATACTTGTGGGATTTTATATTGATtcgtgaatgaaaaaaaagagctaGAGACTTAACAGATGTAATGTTATCGAAAATACTTGCGgaaaggtaaaatattttatcaGCACTTACGGAATTTCGAAAGTGGCCGGTGCTTAAAtaacttttctttaactttgtttttcgaTTAGTTTTGGTGTTCTATTTAGGGACGGCAGTTTTCATAATCTTGATGACcaccacttgaaaaaaaaaatatctagtATGTTTTGAATGAAGATCCCATAACATATGAACCGCGTTAATTTAGCTTGTTGCTTCCGTTATAAGATATAAAGACTTCACTTGCAATAATAATGAAAGGCAAATGTCCAAGCTCAATTTAAAGTCTTTTCCTTATCTTAGCACGACAACGTGCCTGAAAGCTCGCTTCCCATTTCTCCAGATGTGTTGGTTTTCGTGTTCACTTGCTTTTATCTTAGTCAGCTTTATCATCATCTCTATTTATCATTACGTGTACTACTATTATCAAAGTATTATACTGGTATCATTTCTGGAAAACAAGAACTTACGTGGGTTCTGTAAATATTGGTCATGCTGATAGCATTTCCCAATATTAGAGCTTGCATTTCAATATTTTGAGTAGCAACCGTCTCTTTGCCCTCGTCGCTCAATCATCCGTGAtggtttttctatttttaccaatggttttttttaatttaatttactaatCTTCTCCACTCTCTTgttgtttgttagttttttcccttctatttgaaaattgtttgcacATAGATTCGCAAAAACGCACTTAATGTTTTGTTTAGCATCATCCTTACTTTCTTGCGATGGCTCGATTATACAAATATTTGAGATAATCAATTACGCAGATATTTAATTTCAGACGACGAGAATCATTTCTCAttctataatttattttgtcttttttccccAAGCAAATTGacttctttatttaaaaactgAAATCCACATTTTCTGACTTTGTTGGAAATGTGTATTAATTAGATTCTCGATCGACTTTTTTTGTCGGCCATCATTGTTATAAATAAGTGACTTTTACATTGTAAAGTTAGATAAATGTCTCCTACGAGCTGAAATTCAATATGTCAGAGAGaaatattgtttatttcattacaataCTAGACCTTCCAAACTCAAGAGAAATgacttgtttgaaattttgctgaaaaagGGGATGTCAGGATATTTAGTTCCTCAGTCGTAAGGTAGGTTTGAGCAATTGAGCCATGGTGCAcatgaaatttttaaacttcaaTCTCATCAGACCATCTGACTctagaaattaaagaaaatcacttttgttattattgtagACCTAACTTCAGGCACTTGTGGTATATTATCTGGCCACTTGACTCACTCTTAAAACTAGTGCGCCTCTGAAATGCTAGCCATAGAATTACCAAGTGGCAAAATCTTGAAACACTTCACTCAAGTAAGatgaaataatgtttttgaCCTGATAAGGCTGTAAAGTTTCATTGTAGACATGTCAACGTAAGCATGTACAACAACGATTTAAGAAAGAAATAGGGACCTATATTTAGCTCCTTTCACTTGTGACAGGCGTAGATAGACTGCCGTAATAGATTTTGAACAGCTGGCATTTCAAAAGTTCGCCTTCCACTGGATCAAAGGAGAGGACTGTGGGTTTTTTGGGTGGTTTCAAGTTAAAAGTACTTAACTAAGGAATCATGCTCTCTGAGAGAAAGCAGTGCAGTGGTGCAGCGTGCATGGATTTTAAATTCCTTAATTAAATGATAATGGTTTGTCCACTCCCAGAGCGCGTGATAAGTTTTCATACAAAGTTTGAAAAGGCACAAGCGGAGATATTTTGCTGCTTATGGAATCTTTCGTTTCTCCACGTTCTAATTACCATCGCCGTCCTGATTAACTGTGATCAGTATAGTTTGGTTTAACTAACGGTATTCAGTTGGAATCATGATGCATTGGTGGTATGACATGTGTCGTAGAAATTGACATTTAAAACCTGGGAAAATAAGGACTTGTGACAGTATTTTCATGTTGTCACTACCatttattcattgcaaaattttACATAGGTTTTCCTGTTACGCTTTATATAAACATAGAAAAAGGTTATTTTCCCTCCTATATTCTTGGGGCAAACAATCTGTACATTTTATGTAAACCAATTTCTAATGACCAGGTGCAAAACATTATTATTGTAAGCGCTTCCCTTAATATCATTAACTAGCGACTACTCACTatgccatacatttcctatgttttAACATGCCTTCTTAGATGAGGGTCTGAACCGAGTTGAATAAAAGTCAGTCGTCAGCTTAAATCTGATTAAGGATTATGAGTGGCGCTATCTAACTTAGGAGAAAAAGGGTGGGGTTAGGTATTTCTTCCCAACTACACAGTGATTTGGCGCCTTAGAGGTTTAAGCATTAAACCACAAATTCCTTTTGCCCCGCTGGAATTTTCAACGACTTAGTATAAGAAACTTGAGAGctttatttcaaattgaaccattgCGATGCAGTTGTGTCTACAAAGAACGTTCCGGACAATATAAAACTTATAACAGACCACGAACTGTAAGCTGCCCTGGTTTCATAATAATAACCTTTTAGCTGTTTTGATTTAGCAACAGAGTAtgcacaagaagagaaattctcaccccctcccctccacccTTGATTCAATCGTGAAAATACCAAAATTTCTGTGTAGAATAAGTAAATTAAAGGATTGGCCGTAGCGAGTAACATTTTAGGTACTCAgtgtcagtcagtcaatccTGGCCCTGTTAGAGTGGAACGTTCCATATCAGTCTCTCTTGTTTTTGACGGACCAAACCGTGCGGTCGTTCAGCGGCTGTAATGGTCTGTAGTTGTCACACATTTTCGGAGGCTCTCTTGGGTGATCACCCATCAACTTCCTGAACTGTTTGAgctatgaattaaaaacaatatataCGTATAACAACCGCTCAATCTTGGTTTACAAAAAAACGATATCtcttttttgtcgtttttacCACGTAAGTAAACCAATTCCTCAAGATATGGAAATAATGCCCAGCTGTTCCACTCACCGGTGATATGATatggaagtttttaaaaagactTTGGGTCCAAAGTTGTGGCGAAAggccttttgaaattttgggtATTATCTCCGTGTGACTGAATTTTCATAACAAGGATTTGGGGGGAAAAAACACTTTCTATGCAAAATACCGTCTTAAAATCCAACTGAGTGCCTATTGTAAACGAAGTGTTAGCTTATCAAAATATAAGATGTgtgaaaatttgcaaataaCCGAGGGAGGAACAATCACTTCAAATATGCGCAAAGTTTTAGGCGTCTCTAAATAGCTTATAGTTGTCGTTTCTTTGCGTTCACTTATAGTAGCTTTTAATGCTGTTTTCGCTCAAATTTGCCTTCCCTTAGTAAGAATGGAAAAGTTTGTGCGCTCTGAACCGAGCTTTAAAATGCGCCAGtgtgcatttttattttatgattacCTGATAGTTCGATATAGGAACTTTGGGTTTCAAGACATACCACATCACAGTTTCACAGCAGGGAGGAGTGGTGAGAGAACCTTTGTAGTGATAGTAGTCTGACAGTATTAGGACCTTATCATCTTTTGGATACTTATGCAAACCGTTTCCGTTTCCGTTGCCATTACCGTTTCTGTTTCCGTTTCCGTTTccgttgccgttgccgttgccgttgccgttgccattgccattgccgTTTCCGTAGCCGTTTCCGTTACCGTTGCCATTTCCGTTTCCGTTACCGTTACCGTTACCGTTTCCGTTTccgttgccgttgccgttgccgttgccgttgccgttgccgttgccgtcgCCGTTGTCTCcatgatgataatttttgttaGGTATAAGCTCCATAAGACGAATTTTGTGCGACTCATCTACTGCTGTCTcgttacctgaaaaaaaatccatatacTTCTCTTTTCTATGTTTTCAAGGGCTATCAGGATTCGCTCGCAAGTGAGAAAACAAGTTCTTCCTCTAAGGTGTTCTCCAGAATGTTCAAACTCAAATAGGATGATACTGAgccagaaaagaaaatgaagcaaaaagcGATGGATTCGACGAGTCgacatgcaaaaaaaattcgtaaGAAAGATTACAACTGTTTAATTCAAAGGCTGATATGGAGTGAAAGTGAGAGGAAGTTAgtcctgaaaaggaaaatagtCGATGTTCATGTCTGAGATGAAGGCAAGATGTGAGGAAGTCATGGCCATAATGAGATTTAAATGAAGAGCTGTTAGTCAATCGAATTTTGAAAGTATAATGCTAACTGGATAAATGTAATATGATGAGTTGATCGATAGCATATGAATGTACCAAAGTCGTGCATTCCAGCTAtgatgagaaattgaaattgcAGCTTATCGGAATTaagtaaatatataaaaatgtTACATACCTACTTCAATTATTTTTGGTAACAATTTGGCAAACCTTCCTAATATCTTGTTACCTTTACTAGATGCCTAGATAAAACGACAAGAGCGTTAGTCAGCTGCTGCTTTTTCGAGTAACTTTTAAACTGTACACTCACATATATACCACCCACCTTATTTTGCTTCTTCaagaaacaattcaaataaaacacattttacaCATTTTGTATGAACCATACTCTTACTTTATGTCACAATTACCTTCAAAACTTGAACAATCAATTTTACTTATAGGTGTAGTCTACACATCATGTAGGCTTCGTGTATTTGACGTTAAATGAGTcatcttatctttttttaagattatctGGGAAAGGGTTCTAATTTGAAGTGCTGGTACAGCTCAAGCGAACATATTagagttttttttcactttcagattctatATCTGCCGTTTTGCAAAGACCTGCCGCTCCTCCCAAACAGCGGCTGGCAATTGATTGGAGTATGCGTACATTTAGGACAATATACCTTGAGCCACAGTGCAACAACGCTAGTCTCCCCAGCAGCATCCTTAAATACCAAATGGAGctggaaaaagaagaagaaaaaggctGTCTTAGTTACGGCCTAATGTATCACTTCAACCCTCACGTTCAACTTAAAAGTTTCAGCTTGATATTAGCAAAACATTGCGCTTAACTTCGTTCTTCCAACGCATTGCAATCTTTGCCATCCACAACCTCTTCTGGCCTTTTTGGCTAAATTATAATTACGTCCTAGATTTGTAACACTTAAACCTAGGGTGTATGCGACTTGACCGAATATTAATTGCGTTAGACATTCTCAAAACAACTAGGGAAAATAAAAGGACAGCACCATGATTGGGAACACTTCAAGGTAGGTCTGCTTTTGACAAAGAAACCCATTACCTGCCCAGAATAACGTTTTCCACTTTCCGTGTGCTCAGATCCTCGATTGTTTTCACAACCAAAATGAACATGAAACTGTTTCAGAGTGTAAGTACCATCCACAGCACCTCCCTCAAGTGTTCCTGTTCCTTTGTCTTCATCAATTTCCAGAGTCGGAGCATGACCGTTGTTCTTTAGTGTTCCAGTAACCAGGCCTCCTGGGTTgtcaaatattattttcagaGTTGGGAAATCTGTGTGTTCGGCCTCGCTCTTGTCAATGTTGATTGGGGATTGTTGACTATATCCGCATTGTTCCCATTTCTTGTGCCAATCTGGAGGACCAGGCACTACGGAGAAATTAAGCTTTGTTTTCAGTTTAGTCTTATTTATATGAATCAACAGGATCATCACTAGATAGAAGGCTCAAGCGATAACATGATatgctaaagaaaaaaacacccCTCGAAATGCCTCATTGGTAAGTTTACACACAAACGAGATTATGGTCCCTTAAATCTTCCAGATTAAAGATCGAACTAAAGAGTAAACCATTACAAAATAGCTTTACTAATATCGTTTGAAAAGGGGTTCTGACTATTCCTCGTGGTAAagtacaataaaaatataaatgcaTCAATGCTGTTGATATAAGGACTCAGTTTAAAACATTCATTGGGAGAGTGGGGTAGAAATCTGCGAGACATACATGCATGCCCGTGGCCAAGAAAcacatttctaaagaaaaaattaacacacAAAAGAGAAGTACCGTCTCCTTTAGTCTTTCCGTAGCTAAAGTGTTCTTCCTCTGGCACTGCAATAAAGCGGCGAAATGAAATACTGATTGTAAACGCTTGATAAAGAATGTATGTTCTTCTAAttaattgtttaattatttaacGCTAATGATAAGGCTAGGAAGGAATTGAATGTATCAACATAACAACTATCTGCCGACAAGATTGTGGAAAACTTGAATACTCAGAGATATTCGTCTCAGTATGGTGGTTCAAAGGCAAAACACACcttcaaaaatcaaaaaattatatttgcaTTAATAACAAATCACGTACGTGGGTATAAAATACTAAATAACTTCCCAAATATTAACATAATTGGAAAACACTTCAAAAATATAAAGCACTTAAGAATAACAGTAAAATCTTACATacgtttttaaaaattgaaaacacttTCAGAAATGGTATGTATTGGTATAAATAGGACGCCTAATGCACACACAATCCAGTTGTTCTTTTTCCAGTCCCAGCTGTTGCCCTAAACTGAGTTTTTAGTGGAAGTGTTTATCATTTATTTGTAACTCAATTTAAGGTTTACTCACCTGGTGGACAATCTTGACTTGATACTGCACTAAACATGGACAAAAGTAGCACCAGTAACATCTCTGCAGTATATATAGCAAGCTTGAGGAAGAACAACAAAGTGATCGCAACATTTCAGTGTGGGAGTTGCCTCCTTGAATAAGATTCGAGTTTTCACTTGTAAATACATAATAAGTGAGCAAATTTCCCGTTGAGTCTCGAAAGTAATAAGGCATTGAATTGGCTCTACTTTCCTCCCAATTAGTCGGCTGCGAAGACCCTCCATTACAAAAACTAATCACGACTAGGGCACTCCTTCAACTACATGCAGTTTGCGTGTATTCCTTTAAGTTCTGGTTAGTTCCTAGTGATATCTATCTGCAACCAAGTGGCTTATTGTGACTTTAATTTTGCAGCACTCAATAGAAACGAGCTTTAGAAAAAGCTCGACAGTtttcttgttatattttcattgtaaacAGGTAGGACAGCAACGCCGAGGAAGACGTCGATTAAAAACTATTTCTATTTTTAGTGAGAATTTCGcaaatggctgcatgtgtttaccgcATCTTACTGTCAACTTCAGCATTAGGTAAGCAAGCAgcattgagttccaaatggaagtTTAAATAATTTACCGTCGCGGTTTCTGTTGGTGGATGACgcaaattttggcgatttcaagttattgttttgcagaggacagctaaaaaatgcataaagttttccttaaaaacGTGCGTGCTGAGCTACTGTTCTGCTAATTACATCTTTGTTTTGCCGTGTTCTCGTTGCTGTCGCCGTTGTGGTTTAGCTTAAGGTTCCTTATTTTAATATGAAACATATTCTCGAGGTTTCTTAAACTTTTTTCGCAAAACACTGAAAGTCTTTGCAAGAACTCGAACATGACGGCataggaaaaacaaaagatccaTCATTGacaatcataaaataaatcCGTTTTCGTAAAGAAAAATCTGTTACTTACCGAGGTTCGTTTTTGGCCTTACCTGAAGGGTTAAGCTTCCTAGCCCGTGTTTGGAGCGTCCTGCGAATTCTAGAGATCAGGGATATTTATACGCTTATCATGGGGTATTGAAATGTACAAACACCACCACGTGATAATGATTTTCAGTAGCGTGATATTTATGAGATTTTATATTGATTGTTGACTGAAACAAAAGAGTTAGAGACTCAACAGAAATTATATTC is from Pocillopora verrucosa isolate sample1 chromosome 7, ASM3666991v2, whole genome shotgun sequence and encodes:
- the LOC136282675 gene encoding carbonic anhydrase 2-like — translated: MLLVLLLSMFSAVSSQDCPPVPEEEHFSYGKTKGDVPGPPDWHKKWEQCGYSQQSPINIDKSEAEHTDFPTLKIIFDNPGGLVTGTLKNNGHAPTLEIDEDKGTGTLEGGAVDGTYTLKQFHVHFGCENNRGSEHTESGKRYSGQLHLVFKDAAGETSVVALWLKASSKGNKILGRFAKLLPKIIEVGNETAVDESHKIRLMELIPNKNYHHGDNGDGNGNGNGNGNGNGNGNGNGNGNGNGNGNGNGNGNGYGNGNGNGNGNGNGNGNGNGNGNRNGNGNGNGNGLHKYPKDDKVLILSDYYHYKGSLTTPPCCETVMWYVLKPKVPISNYQLKQFRKLMGDHPREPPKMCDNYRPLQPLNDRTVWSVKNKRD